In Cytobacillus oceanisediminis, the following proteins share a genomic window:
- a CDS encoding HD domain-containing protein: MRDVKLTDIYQHRIAQKYITRSGIAHAIAVAYHAFQLAKEFGEDVDSAAKAGFMHDIGHYTWYKNGKWDYDLYRQNDIHAIKGAERAHKLLIRLGENPIKAKEIALAILFHTDSFLPGGEVVRTPLQSIVKLADEKDEEPGGAHHYRELDFERAMKSLEILDNKIDNYLKKKEE; the protein is encoded by the coding sequence ATGAGAGATGTAAAACTAACCGATATATATCAGCATCGGATCGCACAGAAATATATTACACGCTCCGGCATCGCTCATGCTATTGCAGTTGCCTATCATGCTTTCCAGCTCGCAAAAGAATTCGGAGAGGATGTTGATTCCGCGGCTAAAGCAGGTTTCATGCATGACATCGGCCATTATACCTGGTACAAAAATGGAAAGTGGGATTACGACCTTTACCGGCAGAATGACATTCATGCCATTAAAGGTGCTGAGCGGGCACATAAACTCCTGATCAGACTTGGTGAAAACCCGATTAAAGCAAAAGAAATTGCCTTAGCCATCCTTTTTCACACGGATTCATTTCTGCCTGGCGGTGAGGTTGTAAGAACTCCGCTGCAATCCATAGTTAAATTGGCAGATGAAAAAGATGAAGAACCCGGAGGAGCGCATCATTATCGTGAACTCGATTTTGAGCGGGCTATGAAAAGC